The Mercenaria mercenaria strain notata chromosome 10, MADL_Memer_1, whole genome shotgun sequence genome contains a region encoding:
- the LOC123561840 gene encoding cyclin-T1-like isoform X2, protein MTTLCLQYRPTVVACVCIYMACRWANYKIPRSNEGREWFQYIDPKVTLPLIEELYNDFLNILNKSPMKLKKKIMGWKGNEGQAREEDRPGQSSSQPESSRPSTSSHTSSKHTNHDRRDGPELNRHAHPEQKPSHEKDVRIEHKKEHYQEKRPSDQKSGSSSHHPDRKPQPTHHQDPKHVKREERREGHSHTQPHRKEAQHHTPTEHRDKNLPHERHKDSSQVKKDVNVNGRTHSSSSAVQSAKPHHEVIKTENKDSPGVKPEQTAQPPVSVSSNISHSQAPLGMQHKSKTAIDFNQYVKRREQERLEKEKQIEREKLIERHEREKQHEREKLEKYEREKLLKHRASEADLLNKTFSEGSTREQTKHRPPKLDVSLPLPHVDHKHSMNNKDKSERPYNVNIKSPIKPHHNITVKSPIKSSDLKQPKLELPKVQITPEKDGGDPFSVNINTDPAIRKLIGNDKQDSGMVNSQFEDSLDLLATEPQINQESSDIVNEINTEKEIKEEPEDLEPGEIFEPDITLNPEHSVAPDFKIKELNYDPEHSMESAAVLRLAIKQESNSAEPGSGSNTPLKLKIPSQSVSSGNSPLKIKISTKGISTDSDHSSGKHSSPHRHKHKHKDKHKSHKHSRDKERHREKHREKHSSSSSVAETNGQSSSLKMSIKLSDIQGHTGTSSEHWSVKNKHDKHKHRASISDPSLNKSNNALEPDRSQPWSMSDLITKSGSSGARSPSRKRRRTPTVDQSVEQSSHTKAAKMGSQRIRRSSSSHSVVSMELSDGEESQVNGPQEQNTLNLLNINLMQAIAQTKQKVESLQRSQSARNSPREPKPPVNRQQSGFDLEGMMWAGSGTGDAPPLPTSHPAPPPPPPDKKPRPKIS, encoded by the exons aACTGTACAATGATTTTCTCAACATACTCAACAAAAGTCCaatgaaattgaaaaagaaaattatgggATGGAAG gGTAATGAAGGGCAGGCTCGCGAAGAAGACAGACCTGGACAAAGTAGTTCACAACCAGAGTCCAGTCGACCATCTACCTCTTCACATACAAGTAGCAAACACACCAACCATGACCGGCGCGATGGACCAGAGCTGAACAGACATGCTCATCCAGAACAAAAGCCTTCTCATGAAAAAGATGTACGAATAGAACATAAGAAAGAACATTATCAAGAGAAGAGACCCAGTGATCAAAAGTCAGGGTCATCTTCTCATCATCCTGATAGAAAGCCACAACCCACGCATCACCAAGATCCAAAGCACGTTAAGAGAGAAGAACGCCGTGAAGGGCATTCACATACTCAACCTCATCGGAAAGAAGCTCAGCACCATACACCAACTGAACACAGAGACAAGAACTTACCACATGAACGTCACAAAGATTCTTCTCAGGTTAAGaaagatgtaaatgtaaatggtAGAACTCATTCCAGTAGTAGTGCTGTACAGTCTGCTAAACCTCATCATGAagttataaaaactgaaaataaagacAGTCCAGGAGTTAAACCCGAACAAACAGCACAACCTCCGGTGTCTGTCTCATCTAATATTTCTCATTCCCAAGCTCCGCTAGGAATGCAACATAAATCAAAAACTGCTATAGACTTCAATCAGTATGTTAAGCGCCGAGAACAAGAAAGAttggaaaaggaaaaacaaattgAAAGGGAGAAGTTGATAGAGAGACATGAGAGGGAGAAACAGCATGAAAgagaaaaactagaaaaatatgAAAGGGAGAAATTATTAAAACACAGAGCATCGGAAGCTGACCTTTTAAACAAGACATTTTCAGAGGGTAGTACTAGAGAACAAACAAAACATCGCCCTCCAAAATTAGATGTTAGTCTGCCTCTCCCTCATGTTGACCACAAACACTCGATGAATAACAAGGATAAATCTGAAAGACCTTACAATGTGAATATTAAAAGTCCAATTAAACCTCATCATAATATTACAGTGAAAAGCCCAATTAAAAGCTCAGATCTGAAACAGCCAAAACTTGAATTACCAAAAGTGCAAATAACTCCAGAAAAGGACGGTGGAGATCCATTTAGTGTGAATATAAATACAGATCCTGCTATAAGAAAGTTGATAGGAAATGACAAACAAGACTCTGGAATGGTTAATTCACAGTTTGAGGATTCTCTAGATTTGCTGGCAACGGAACCTCAAATTAATCAAGAATCTAGTGatattgtaaatgaaataaatactgaaaaagaaattaaagaagaacCAGAAGATTTAGAACCTGGGGAAATTTTTGAACCAGACATAACTCTAAATCCCGAACATTCTGTTGCACcagattttaaaattaaagaattgAACTATGATCCAGAACATAGCATGGAAAGTGCTGCTGTATTACGGTTGGCTATCAAACAAGAGTCCAATAGTGCTGAACCAGGAAGTGGTTCAAATACgccattaaaactgaaaataccaAGTCAAAGCGTGAGTAGTGGCAACTCTCCTCTGAAAATTAAAATCAGTACGAAAGGTATTTCAACAGATAGTGACCATAGTTCTGGTAAACACAGTTCACCGCATCGTCATAAACATAAACACAAAGATAAACATAAATCTCATAAACATTCACGTGATAAAGAAAGACATAGAGAAAAGCATCGTGAAAAGCacagcagtagtagcagtgtTGCAGAAACTAACGGACAATCCTCCTCGCTCAAAATGAGCATCAAGTTGTCAGATATTCAAGGTCACACAGGTACGAGCAGTGAacattggtcagtgaaaaataaacatgataaacacaaACACAGAGCATCGATATCAGATCCCTCTTTAAACAAGAGTAACAATGCTCTTGAACCTGATCGTTCGCAACCCTGGTCCATGTCCGATTTAATCACAAAGTCCGGCTCCTCTGGTGCGCGATCACCCTCGAGGAAACGTAGGCGAACACCGACAGTTGATCAAAGTGTAGAACAGTCTTCACATACAAAAGCAGCAAAAATGGGTTCACAGCGTATAAGACGGTCCTCCTCTTCCCACTCTGTTGTCAGTATGGAACTGTCTGATGGAGAGGAAAGTCAGGTTAATGGTCCACAGGAACAGAATACCCTCAATTTACTTAACATTAATCTCATGCAAGCTATTgctcaaacaaaacaaaaagtagaaAGTTTACAAAGATCTCAGTCCGCAAGAAATTCTCCTCGGGAACCCAAACCTCCAGTTAATAGACAGCAGTCTGGATTTGACTTAGAGGGTATGATGTGGGCAGGTAGTGGAACAGGTGATGCTCCACCTTTACCCACTAGCCACCCAGCCCCTCCCCCTCCACCACCTGATAAAAAACCCCGCCCCAAAATCTCgtga